DNA sequence from the Fuscovulum ytuae genome:
CTGTCGCCTTTTCAAGCGCATGGCAGAAGGTGTGGCCAAGGTTCAAAAGCGCACGCTCGCCTTCCTCGGTCTCGTCTCGTTCTACGATTCCGGCCTTCATCTCGACCGAACGACGCACTGCCCGTTGCAGATCATCAGGCGTCGTGGCAAGGCCGGGTCCTGCCCGTTCCAGCCATTCGAAGAATGCGGAATCTCCGAGCAATCCGTATTTTACGACCTCTCCGTAGCCAGCAAGAAAGTCGCGGCGTGGCAGGCTGTCCAACACGCCGATGTCAGCCAGAACCAGCGAGGGCTGGTGAAAGGCCCCAACCAGATTCTTTCCCTGTGCCGTGTTGATCCCGGTCTTGCCACCGACAGAACTGTCGACCTGCGCAAGCAAGCTGGTCGGGATCTGCACGAACCGCACGCCACGCCGCAGCACAGCCGCCGCAAAACCCACCAAATCGCCGATAACGCCACCACCCAAGGCCACCACGATGTCGCGCCGTTCAATCCTTTGTTCCAGCAACCATTCGACAGCGCGCGAAAAATGCGGCCAGCTTTTCGTGGCCTCACCCGCCGGAAGGACAAGGGTTGCCACGGCAATTCCCTCTGCCTCAAGGGCTGCAACCAGACGCGGCAGATGCAACTTGGCCACGTTTTCATCGGTGATGACCGCCGCACGTTTGCGCGCCAAAAGAGGGGCGATTTCAGCCCCGGCACGGTCAATCAGGCCGGGACCGACTCGCACCTCA
Encoded proteins:
- the aroB gene encoding 3-dehydroquinate synthase, translating into MALDVVPVALGARSYEVRVGPGLIDRAGAEIAPLLARKRAAVITDENVAKLHLPRLVAALEAEGIAVATLVLPAGEATKSWPHFSRAVEWLLEQRIERRDIVVALGGGVIGDLVGFAAAVLRRGVRFVQIPTSLLAQVDSSVGGKTGINTAQGKNLVGAFHQPSLVLADIGVLDSLPRRDFLAGYGEVVKYGLLGDSAFFEWLERAGPGLATTPDDLQRAVRRSVEMKAGIVERDETEEGERALLNLGHTFCHALEKATGYSDRLLHGEGVAIGCALAFELSQRLGLCSQEAPSRVRAHLRAMGMKVDLADIQGDLPNTAELVRLMGQDKKVIDGRLRFILAEGIGAAFVAEDVPLDVVTTLLDDALGQRR